The Budorcas taxicolor isolate Tak-1 chromosome 2, Takin1.1, whole genome shotgun sequence nucleotide sequence CGGAAACGGCGTGTGTGGAGCTGTAAACACAGCCCGCAGCCCCCCAAGCCCCCGCGCTCttcagccccgcccccgccctccaCGTGATGCACCCCCGCCCGCCCCTACCCAGTGCCCGCCCCCGCCGCTGCCTCATTGGGCAGCCAGCTTTGTTTACCTTATATGGCCAGGTCCTAACACCTCGCGGCCATCCATTGGCCAAGGAGCGGCCTCACTCACTTGACGTCACTCGGGACTGAACGATGCAAATAAACCGGGGCATCCTGGGAATGGAAGTTCGGGGGCCGCCCCGGAACTGGCTCCGAGCGGTCCTAGCGGCCGCACACTAAAAGTCGAGATTTCCGGCCAAGCGCACGAGATTTTGCGTGGGAAAGTGAGAGCGTCGCGCGGAGGAGTACCTCGGAGCTCCAGAGGCCGCGGACCTCCCCTATCAGTCCCGGCCCTTAGCCCTTCCTCTAGCGTTCTTCAGGCCTCCTGTGCCTGGTCCAGCATCgggccagggagggagggacCAGCGTCACAAGTGGGAGATGCAGGCTTCCAGTCCAGGGGTGTTGGGGAAGGCTTGGAGGGCTCCCTGGAGGCGGTGACTCGAAGTAGAACCCTAAAGggcagattcattcattcactgcacAAGTATTTGTAGGcgcctgatggacagggaggcctggcatgctgtagaccgtggggtcgcaaagagtcggacacggctgagcgactgaactgaatatgccagGCTTTCGGGGCCTTACGGGCTCGTGTTGATGATTTGTGCAAAAATAAGGCGCTTAGTCAACACGGGGGATGCCAGCCACACTGGGGTTCGGGATCCTGGGGTCTTGGCCAACAACCAGTGTTTGCGCCCGTGCACGGTCTGTAGCCCCCGCCTCCtgaccacctccccccacccccacccccccacacacacacccaaatcGGTGCAGTCACGGCCTGGGCACGCGCCCGTCCAGCTTCTGCACACTAAGTAGGCGCCTAACACTCAGGACACACCCTcgggcccggcccggcccgcacGCCCGGCCGAGCGCGGCGGAAGCGGCGCGGGACTACATCTCCCAGCATGCCGCCCGCGGCCCGGAGCGAGGCGAGGCTCGGTGAGTCAGAGCCgcacagtaaatatttgtattagCCGGAGCCGGCTCGCTAATGGTGGACGCGTGAGGCGGAGAAGAGCGCCGTGGCGGGAGGCTGGAGCGggcaggcggcggcggcgccatGTCCGTGAACATGGACGAGCTCAAGCACCAGGTCATGATCAACCAGTTCGTGCTGACGGCCGGCTGCGCGGCCGACCAGGCGAAGCAGTTGCTGCAGGCGGCCCACTGGCAGTTCGAGGTAGGCGGCTGGGGTGGCCCGGGGCGCGGGGTGCCCGTCCCGCGTGGCGGCGCGTGCTGTGGGGCGTGTGCGGGCGGGTGTGGACACGTGCCGCGGCGCGCTCCGCCGGGCCCGGGCCCGCGCTCTCGGCCCCGGTGTCCCGGCGGCCGCGCGCCCCTGCGTCCGGGCTCCGGCGCGCACACGCGGCGTGCGGGTCAGGCCCAGCAGCGCGGCCGCGACTACGCGGCCCCCGGAAACGCCGCCCGCGCGGGGTGGGCGGGAGGGGTGGCCTGCCCTCGCCGGGTCCGGaatccccgccccccaccgcccaGATTCCCCGGGCGATCGGGTTCCGTGGACCCCCTTTTTTGTTCGGTAACGGCCAGGGCGGGGCGGCGCTGAGGCCCCGACGGACAGTCGGCCCTGCAGCCGGAAGGAGGACGCCCGTGGCCTGAGCCGAACTGGGCCCGCGCCGCCCCCGCCTTGGAAGCCCTGAGCCCGCGGGTGGAGCCGTCCGGTGTGTGTGGGTCTGAAGGTCTGCGTGCTCGGTGGGCAGCTCGGCGGCGCGTGTCCACGTACTTGTGCATTTGTATTTACGCACGCGCCACGCTACGTGTGGGCATGTTGGCGTCTGTGTGTGTAAACACTCGGTCCAGCCCGCGGCGCGGGTGCGGGCTGTATGCGCTCCGTGTACGCACAGGTCACCGTTTTGCAGACGGTACTCAGACGTGTACACACACGGGTATCCAGGTGGTGTGTCAGAGCCCCATACGACAGCTAAGGGTGTGATCTGTGTACCCCGCTCCGGAGGCGTATCCAGGTGCCCTCCTGTGCTGGCTGCCGAATCTGCCTGCACAGCGCACGGCTTGGTGTACACGGTTCAGTGGCTTTCGGCCAGCTGGGCGGGAGGTGGGgctgccccagcctggcccccacctccccaggcctccctgacccatAGAGCTCTACTGCCCAGGGCTTGTGCTGCCAAAAGGCCACCTGGCCTTCCCAACTCAGCTGCCCCAGAAATAACCCGGGATGGTATCTAGGGAGGAGGCCAGAGCCCCTTGGGCTCCACCCCTCACAGGTGTAAGGTCACAGTTTCAGTCTGTAGAGTCTGTGCCCAGcctgggctggggagcctggTTTCTAGATGGGAAGCCAGCTCAGGGAAGGTACTCCCAGCCAgaggagggacagggagcctgggggctgTGGAGTTCAGCTTCCTGGGGGGTGGGACAGAGGTCATAATTCCTGCCCCAAGGTTGGGACAGTCTGGGGAGGCAGTGGTCTGTCCACTCAAAGGAATCCTTGCTCACTTTCCCACCAGAGATCTCAGGGGGACCTGAGAGCTAATCCTGGGGTGGTCCTCAAATCACAAGATGGGACACTGCTCGCTGTCTCTGGGCAGGTCCCACCCTGTGGCCTCCGTTTCCTTCGCGGTACCTGGGGCCGCGAGCTGTGAGCTGACCTCTGGGAGTGCATGGGCAGCCCCCCTTCCCAGCACGGCAGCCCCACCCTGCAGGAAGCTTCCTAACCTAGAGCTGGATGTAGCAAAACTTGCAAAACCACATTCATGGTAGTTTGCTGGAGTCCCACATCTGCATACACATTCCCCCCCTCGGGCTGGGCGGGCAGGTGTCCGGTGGGAAGCAGCCCTgcccacagagcctggcacaggcCGGCAGTCGCTCGGGGTTGGTGTCCCCTGGTCACTGGAATTGAAAATGTATCTGAAGATTAAAATGCCTGGGGAAACTCTGACCTCAGGACGGGCAGGAACAGCTTTCAGACTGGGGGCTTTGATGGCCCCCACAGTACAAGTCCTGGGCTCCCCGAATCTCAGCTTCACCATGTGTAAAGTGGAGACGTGGTTAGTAGGGAGGTTCTTAGGGTAAAAATGGAGTGTGAACATCCAACCCTTAAGTCTTCCTGGAAGTGAGTGGGGTTCCTTGCCTCCACCCCCAGCTGGCAGTCACTTGGGCTGAAAGCTGGCCCAGCAGGAGGCCTGTTTTGGGGTCACATTCTCTGTGATTCAGGTGTTAATGGGGACAAAAGCCTGCTAGGGGAGGGGGACCTGTGTGCTTTAAGTTTGGGGGTGCTCtaggaaggcaggaaaagggcaACCGCCTCTCCCTGGAATGCTTACACACTGCAGCTGCCTGTAGCTGCCTGTGGAGCTGCCACTGGGGGAGGAATGGGTTGGTGTCCCTTGGGGCTCCTGGCCCGGGAGGTGTCACAAGGAGGTGCTTGGAGACCGAGGcattctccccccgcccccagctcccaCACCCCTGTTTGGGGACGTTGGGGTAGGGCGTCTCCAGCAGGAAATTCCCAGAATAATTCATTTGAATTTAGTAATAAAACCCCTAGGGTAAGCCTGGGAGCCAGGCTGGGTTTCTGGGTGTGttgggagggggggagggggctgaCAGCCCTTGTCTGCTGTGGGCGGGGAGCCCGAGGGGGGCAGCGTGGAGGGCAGAGCTGCCCGCAGACCCTTCACATACTTGACGGGCTCCCTCACCCTGCACTTTCGCAAGAGCAGCTGGTTCCCTTATTTTCCTGGATGCCTGTTCTGCGAGGGGCTGAACCAGGACACACCAGTGCTAGAGGCCACCGCCCTGGgggcccctccccccagcccccagggccaCTCAAGGAGTGGCTGccacccccttccccacctgCTTCTCACAGTCCTGGGCGCGAACCCCACTGCAGCCTTCCTCTTGCTCCACCAGTTTGTGGGAGGCTCAGGCGACTGGATAGGAGTGCGAAACCCAGAGCACGCTACTTAATCCCAGCCTGGCCCGGGGACCTCAGGAGCACTGCTGCCAGGGAGGGAGGCTGCCAGCCTCCTAGTCCAGTGTCCCTTTGATGCAGAAGGAGAAACCGAGAggcagggcagggccaggccccTTGGCTAGCCCAGGAGAGGAGCGGTGGGTTACAGGTTCTCAACATCGGGGTGCCTTTGCCATACTCTGGTtcatagacaaggaaactgaaactcaggaGGGAGTAAGGACTTGCCACCCATGGAGTTGGTGACCACAGGGCCAGAGTCTCCTGGAGCCCTTTCCCCATGAGACAGGCCCTCACGTCACTCATGGTGACGAAACCAGGTAAGCTGGAAGCACCTGGCGGCCAGCTTGCAGGCAGTGTCCTGAGGGTCCTCCCTGCCCACCAGCCCAGGGCTCCACAGCACCTCTCTGGGTGGTGGCGAGAGTGGAGGAAGGCCAGGCCAGGACCACTGGGGTACTGAGGGTAAGCGTGGGCCTTTTTTCCTACAGACGGCCCTCAGCGCCTTTTTCCAAGAGACCAACATCCCCTAcagccaccatcaccaccagatGGTAAGTGTTCCCTGCAGCCCCAGGGGCATCCCTGCGGGACTCTAccagtttgggggtgggggatagCCGCCCAGGCCTGAGGAAGGAGCCGCTGGGAGGGACTCCTGGGAGCCGGGCGGCAGGCGGCGTGGCCCACGTAGGCATCGCTCTGCTCCCCTGTGAGCTCCGCACTGGGGGACCAACCCAGGGGTGGGGTGCACTGGGGAAGGGGCCCTTCTGGAAGGGGCACTCACCCCCCTCCCTCTTACCCCCACAGATGTGCACTCCTGCCAACACCCCCGCCACGCCCCCCAACTTCCCCGACGCCCTCACCATGTTCTCTCGCCTCAAGGCCTCCGAGAGCTTCCACAGCGGAGGCAGCGGCAGCCCAATGGCCGCCACGGCCACGTCGCCGCCGCCGCACTTCCCGCTCACCGCCACCGGCAGCTTCGCGGCACCCGGCTGGCCGGCCGCGGCCTCACCCCCAGGGGGCGCACAGCACCACCAGCCGCCGCAGCCGCCCCTGTGGACTCCGGCCCCCCCTTCCCCAGCGTCAGACTGGCCGCCCCTGGCCCCCCAACAGGCCGCCTCGGAACCCAGGGCCCACCCCGCCATGGAGGCCGAGAGATAAGGGAggcccctcccccctcccggAGGCCAGGACCCCGTGGGGCGGGGGAGAGGACGTCTCTGCGGGCCCCCTTCACCCTCCTCTGTCTGCACCCCTTTTCCCCGGAGCCCTGGAGGGGAGAGACCGGACCCTTGAGCCAGCCCACAGGCTGCCCAAACACGTGCCCGGCGGCACAGGTCTTTGGTGCCCGGCTTCCATGGATTCGGTTTCCAGTCACCTGGGTGCTGGTGGACAGAAGCTCGGAGAACAAGCAGCCTTACCCAGAGGTCTCGCCCGCCCTGCCCCGCCGGCCGCGGGGTCAGCGGAGCATCGCCACGCGGGAGACTGGGCCAGCTCCTGCTTTGAAGCTCCCCGGGGCCGGCGGGCCTAGATCCCCACCCTTGGGAACGCAGAGCCTTCTCCGCATGTGTGCGTGTAGCTGTGTCTGTGTATTTATACGTATGTCCCTCTTCGAGAAGCAACCTAGTTTATGGGGCAGCTGGACTTTGCATGTTAGAGTGAGCCCCCCTCGCCCGCCACTCCTCCCCCCAGGGCCCTGTGCCTCTCCCCTGCTCCCTGGGCAGCCAGCCTTGCTCTTCCCTGCAGAGAAAAGGATTGTGGGAAACTCCAGGACTCTTCCCACCCATCCCCCAGCGCCTGCCTGCTGGGGCTGCCTGCATGCCTCCCCAGAGCCCGGGGGTACCCCATCCCCAGTTCCTTTCCCCCTTTtaacaaaggagaagaaagagttcCAAACCACCACCAGGCTCTGTGGTCGTGCCTCATATCCTAAGCTTTGCTGCCAGCTGGCTCCACGTGGAGGAGGAGGGTGCCAGCCGAGCCCAGAGCAGAGGCCAATCCCCCAGTCCCGCCTGGCTCCACAGCGCTCCTGTCTGTCGCTGTCTTTTCAACCACAACGTGCTCCGGAATCTTCCTGCCCACCCCAGGCTTTTCCCATGAAGTTAATTCCTGCTCTGTGTTCCCAGAACCCCCGCCTCTGTCTGCTCACCCTTCCCCTTGTCCGACTGGACAGATCCCGACCTCCAGGGCTAACAGCTGCCTTCCGGTCTGCCTGGGTTTCACACAAGGACTTTTCTTGCTGTCTTTAGGGCCCCAGTGGCCAGTTGCAGGCTAGACCCTCAGCCCCACCTCCAGCAGCCACTCTGGGTGGGGCTGGGCCCTTCCTTGGGGGAGGCGCAGGCCACAGCCCCCGTGGTAAGATAGCAGACATGGATGCAGAGCCTGTGGGCCAGCAACAGGGACTGGATGAGGCTGGGCGGAGTCCAAGCCACAGCTCAAACCTTCGGTTGCCAAGGAGACAAACCACTTAGGGGCAACAGACAGTGGATCCCTGGCTGCTCCCACGCCAGGCTGGGCAGGCACCTACTCTTCCTGTAAGAGAGAAACTGGGCACGACTCTGCCCTGGGCTGCCTGTACTAGGGAAGGGCGGGCGTCCCTGGGGCAGCTTTGGGAGAAGGCAGCCTAGACCTTGCACCCCTTGGTGAGGCTGGAACTTGGGGGAGTAAGGGGGTATGGGCCCCCGCAGATGGTCACCAGTGGCCTGACTCCCTAGTCAGGATGCCTACCCCACTCAGCCCATTGGACGGTGCCTGGGGGTGGAGAGTTCTGTTCCAGAAGATCTGGCTGGCAGGTGCCTCAGAACCTGCCAGcggcagctctgctgctgctcccCGGGGTCACCATGCAGCCCATTGCTGCCCTGTTTGGGTCTGAACAGCCTCTCTGAATCACTGGAGACCCCCACTGATCACAGGACTGACTGCAGCACCCCTGCTGCAGCTGTTGCTCATGTCCTCACCTTGAAGCCCACCCTTATAATGGCCTTCGAGGGCGGGGGCACAGCTCTGCCTGGGGCgcctgtggagagagagaggaggctgTCCTGAGCTCCTGAACCCTCACTGCAGCCCTTTCATCCTTTTGGAAGGAAGACAGTTCTcaggtcactgagggtcggacaagactgagtgactcactttcacttttcactttcatgtattggagaaggaaatggcaacccactccagtgttcttgcctggagaatcccagggacgggggagcctggtgggctgccatctatggggttgcacagagttggacatgactgaagtgacagcagcagcagttctcagGAAGCTGCCACACCCCCTTCTGAGTGTAGGAAAAACGTGTAGAGGCAAGGAAGTGCTTCTGGGAGTCAGTGTGAGCTCCCCAGTGGGCAGATGACTGAGGTGGCCTTACCCACTGGAGCACATGTGAGGGTGCAAGGTCCAGAACGTGTACTCAGGCTCTCCACCCCAGGCTGGCCTCGGGGGGGCCCATGGGAATTGCACCCTCACTCAGAAGTGTCACCAGACCAGCTGGGTCCCGTGGGAGCTTGTCAGAGATGCAAAATGACCTCTAACCCCAGcccagacctcctgaatcagaatctgcttCAAACAGGATCCTCACGCGCCCTGTGGACATTCAAGGGTGAGAATCCCAACCTGACCAAGCCCACTTCTGCCTCCAGAGGCCCCCAGGGGCTGGGCCTAGAGGCCCCAGGAGGAGGTCCTGGAAGAACTTCAGATTCCTGTAGATGCAGCTTTTCCAGCGTGGACAGTCCAGACACTGGGGCGTCCTGTGCAGCAGCCCTGACCCGCTTCCATGAGTCCGAACTAGTAGCAACGCCCAGTTAGGACTAGTGTCTGCAGGCAAAGTCGCCCCAGTGGAGAGCCGCAGGGCCTCCGGGTAGCGCCCTGGGGTCCCACAGCATTGGTCTTTGGGGTGGGAGACCAATACAGTTTTAAACATTCCCCAGGGCATTAGTAATCAActtgtgaatgtactaaaaaccACTCAGTCATACACTTCTAAAGGGTAAACTACGGCACTTCACTTATGTCATAGCTTCATGTCAAGAACACTTGAAGCAGCTTCCAGGTGATGACTGCTGGAACACAAGCCCCTCGTGGAAAGCGGGAGCCCACTAGACTCGTGACCCTCCGGCCTGTAGAGCACAAGTGTTCCCTGGGCGCTTGAGGAGGAGGGCCCAGGAATCTGATTTCTAACAAGGGCCCTGGGCACAGTGGGAACCAGAGCAGGAGGGAGCGGAGGGTGGGGCTGGAGCTTTCCACCAGTGCCCGGACCCTGCCAGGTGTGCTGGAAGCCCCCCACACACCCTCCCTCTTATTCCGCTGAGCACCTCCCAGACAGGCAAAGTTCTACAAAAGGGGGTGGGAAATGCGAGGGGAGGCAGAGGCGGGCCCACATAGATGTCAAGCACTCTGGACAGAACCCAAGGGCAACACGGACCCTGGAACTTCAACTTCCCCAAGCCTGGAGGCTCAGAAGCAAGACGGAGGAGTCAATAACCACCTCCCACCACATGTTCAAGTGTAAACTGGCTAAAATGCAAAGATGAGGTACGAACAGAACAGTCACATTTACAGCCACTCTTAGCTGTCTGTTTTGGCACTTCCTGGAACCGCCTCAACAACACATGAAGACCAGCTTCTGGGCTTCATCACCACCCACCTGATCACCAGACTTGAGCTCCATCACTTTGTTTCCAAAAATTCCACTCTGAAAACACCATTTGCATCCCAGAGGTTCCTGGGAAGAATGTGATTGGAGCTCTCCTTTCTGAAGAGGGGATACGACTGCAGATGGGCATGGAGGCCTAGCCTCCCCATGTGACTTGATGTGGGTGGGCCCTGTGGTTCAACGATTGTGcgtgcatgcaaagtcacttcagtcgtgtccgactctgtgaccccatggactctagcccagcaggctcctctgtccatgggattctccaggcaagaatactggcgttgCCATGGGTTGccgtgtcttcctccaggggatctttcaactcagggatcaaacccgcgtcgctcacgtctcctgcattg carries:
- the UBALD1 gene encoding UBA-like domain-containing protein 1; translated protein: MSVNMDELKHQVMINQFVLTAGCAADQAKQLLQAAHWQFETALSAFFQETNIPYSHHHHQMMCTPANTPATPPNFPDALTMFSRLKASESFHSGGSGSPMAATATSPPPHFPLTATGSFAAPGWPAAASPPGGAQHHQPPQPPLWTPAPPSPASDWPPLAPQQAASEPRAHPAMEAER